A window from Herbaspirillum sp. meg3 encodes these proteins:
- a CDS encoding GntR family transcriptional regulator, translated as MTSTTAATATKASTGRKKSVSKPENSPLPAQAVSARPMAGDIIYERILTSIMEHRLTPGTKLVEEKLAGIFNVNRTRVREVLARLSHEGLITTIPNRGAFIASPTPSEARAIFAARRLVEPALLRHLCEHTKPEHIAQLRDHVAQEAQAREANDRRAIIRLSGEFHIRIADMVENPVMSKMMRELASLTCLIIVLYDSPTVPACTHDEHGDIINAIAAGNAEQAVASMIEHLNHIEAVLDMSVPPSEEEDLEAVLGVM; from the coding sequence ATGACCAGCACCACCGCAGCTACCGCGACCAAAGCCAGTACAGGACGAAAGAAATCCGTCAGCAAACCGGAAAACAGCCCGCTCCCGGCGCAAGCCGTCAGCGCCCGGCCGATGGCTGGCGACATCATTTATGAGCGCATCCTTACTTCCATCATGGAGCACCGCCTCACACCCGGCACCAAGCTGGTGGAAGAAAAGCTGGCCGGCATCTTCAACGTCAACCGCACGCGTGTGCGCGAGGTACTGGCGCGCCTGAGCCACGAAGGCCTGATCACCACCATCCCGAATCGCGGCGCCTTTATCGCCAGCCCGACGCCGAGCGAAGCGCGCGCCATTTTTGCTGCGCGCCGTCTGGTCGAACCGGCGCTGTTGCGCCATCTGTGCGAACACACCAAGCCCGAACACATTGCCCAGTTACGCGACCACGTCGCACAAGAAGCACAGGCGCGCGAAGCCAATGACCGGCGCGCGATCATCCGCCTGTCAGGTGAATTCCACATCCGCATCGCCGACATGGTCGAGAACCCGGTCATGAGCAAGATGATGCGCGAGCTGGCCTCGCTGACCTGCCTGATCATCGTACTGTACGACTCGCCGACCGTGCCCGCCTGCACCCACGACGAACACGGCGACATCATCAACGCCATCGCCGCCGGCAATGCCGAACAGGCTGTGGCGTCGATGATTGAACATCTGAATCACATCGAAGCAGTGCTCGACATGTCGGTGCCGCCGAGCGAAGAGGAAGATCTCGAGGCGGTGCTGGGGGTGATGTAA